Proteins encoded in a region of the Micromonas commoda chromosome 10, complete sequence genome:
- a CDS encoding Phosphate:Na+ symporter (sodium ion:phosphate symporter) gives MTAEEKADQAAQAKWLTPSNENPIKKAVLTILVFYCLWVFLLTLGVMGTGFKLLGGKDSAKMFDVADNPISALMIGILATVLVQSSSTTTSIIVSLVGADELSVNIAIFMIMGANIGTSVTNTIVAMGHFANKDDLRRGFAAATVHDVFNMLSVLIFLPINWIYPFLEKMTYEMAKDQKSCEGDDCNKTEFLKPYISPYSKGVANYDKKVAGYISQNWCAGQCGKSYSTDAMKKISEEVCTSSTDCSNVHKNYESNWMSKGYLAKKRAPAYIVGTASGTPAEFHYDKPAACSTSTKFFDNDTNFTSTVAGSLTAGTCYEVCGSKVKTGLCDKRLLKGGLLLDDWDMTDNGAGTFLTVVSLISLCSCLFCIVYMLQIIVKGTAARILRKVVGFNGYLNIVIGMFITIMVQSSSITTSTLTPLAAVGLINLEDMLPLTLGANIGTTLTGIMAATVVTSNPVQAWQVALCHLFFNIFGILVWYPIPIIRKIPLDGARFLGKMTTNPKWGQIFPLVYTFICFFIIPGIAYGITAAASS, from the coding sequence atgaccgcggaggagaaggccgaCCAGGCCGCGCAGGCCAAGTGGCTCACTCCCTCCAATGAGAACCCCATCAAGAAGGCCGTCCTCACGATCCTCGTCTTCTACTGCCTCTGGGTGTTCCTCCTCACCCTCGGTGTCATGGGCACCGGCTTCAAGCTCCTCGGAGGCAAGGACTCTGCCAAGATGTTCGATGTTGCGGACAACCCTATCTCCGCGCTGATGATCGGTATCCTCGCCACCGTGCTCGTCCAGTCCTCGTCCACAACTACGTCCATCATCGTCTCCCTCGTCGGAGCTGATGAGCTCTCTGTCAACATCGCCATCTTCATGATCATGGGTGCCAACATCGGTACCTCCGTCACCAACACCATCGTCGCCATGGGACACTTTGCCAACAAGGacgacctccgccgcggcttcgccgccgccaccgtgcACGACGTCTTCAACATGCTCTCCGTCCTCATCTTCCTCCCCATCAACTGGATCTACCCCTTCCTCGAGAAGATGACCTACGAGATGGCCAAGGACCAGAAGTCCTGCGAGGGTGACGACTGCAACAAGACTGAGTTCCTCAAGCCGTACATCTCCCCGTACTCCAAGGGCGTCGCCAACTACGACAAGAAGGTTGCCGGATACATTTCCCAGAACTGGTGCGCGGGCCAGTGCGGCAAGAGCTACTCCACCGACGCCATGAAGAAAATCTCCGAGGAGGTGTGCACCTCCTCTACGGACTGCTCCAACGTCCACAAGAACTACGAGTCCAACTGGATGTCCAAGGGATACCTCGCCAAgaagcgcgcgcccgcgtacATCGTCGGCACCGCCTCCGGTACCCCCGCCGAGTTCCACTACGACAAGCCCGCTGCCTGCTCCACCTCCACCAAGTTCTTCGACAACGACACCAACTTCACCAGCACCGTCGCGGGCTCCCTCACCGCCGGCACCTGCTACGAGGTGTGTGGCTCCAAGGTCAAGACTGGCCTCTGCGACAAGCGCCTCCTCAAgggcggcctcctcctcgatgactGGGACATGACCGACAACGGCGCGGGTACCTTCCTCACCGTCGTTTCCCTCATCTCGCTCTGCTCTTGCCTCTTCTGCATCGTGTACATGCTCCAGATCATCGTTaagggcaccgccgcgcgcatcctccGCAAGGTGGTCGGCTTCAACGGGTACCTCAACATCGTCATCGGCATGTTCATCACCATCATGGTGCAGTCCTCCTCCATCACAACCTCCACCCTCaccccgctcgcggccgTGGGTCTCATCAACCTCGAGGACATGCTCCCACTCACCCTTGGTGCCAACATCGGCACCACCCTCACTGGCATCATGGCCGCCACCGTTGTCACCTCCAACCCCGTTCAGGCGTGGCAGGTTGCGCTGTGCCACCTCTTCTTCAACATCTTCGGCATCCTCGTCTGGTACCCCATCCCCATTATCCGCAAGATccccctcgacggcgccaggTTCCTCGGCAAGATGACCACCAACCCCAAGTGGGGTCAGATCTTCCCCTTGGTGTACACCTTCATCTGCTTCTTCATCATCCCCGGCATCGCGTACggcatcaccgccgccgcgtcctcttAA
- a CDS encoding predicted protein, protein MSAPSTSERNALRYFYPGSTARNGNLVFLAPGVRSLTGADAGELLSLDGVDLSRWRARYQHDEYEGWAAVQDDTALEFRGDRRTLDLSLERRADPLERRAPLSSPERIPGLENIETRARGVVVPAPGDESRDGYFGIGIVGGKNEANQGTLWRSAYQLGAAFTYTVGARFEKSSSDTTKTWTNLPMYSHDNWNAFAASAPYDAAWVAVEMGGAPLATFHHPDRAVYVLGSEDNGLNSSVLRACAHVVELPAEVGRGASFNVAVAGSLVMYDRLVKRRKGRGGVVGGGVDERNSLPGGRVGVDSAKPVRGGGT, encoded by the coding sequence atgagcgcgccgtcgacgtcggagCGCAACGCGCTTCGGTACTTCTACCCcgggtccaccgcgcgcaaTGGAAACCTGGTgttcctcgcgcccggcgtccgcTCCCTGACCGGCGCGGATGCCGGCGAACTGCTCtcgctcgacggcgtggacctATCGAGATGGCGAGCCAGGTACCAGCACGACGAGTACGAGGGTTGGGCGGCGGTGCAGGACGACACCGCGCTGGAGTTCCGAGGGGACAGGAGGACCCTGGACCTCtcgctcgagcgtcgcgcggatCCGCTCGAGCGTCGTGCGCCTTTATCGAGTCCCGAACGCATCCCGGGCCTCGAGAAcatcgagacgcgcgcgcggggcgtcgtcgtaccGGCACCGGGCGACGAATCGAGAGACGGATACTTCGGCATCGGCATCGTCGGAGGTAAGAACGAAGCCAACCAGGGCACGCTCTGGCGATCCGCGTaccagctcggcgccgcgttcacgtACACCGTCGGCGCCAGGTTCGAGAAATCCTCCTCGGACACCACGAAGACGTGGACCAACCTGCCGATGTACTCGCACGACAACTGGAACGCCTttgccgcctcggcgccctaCGACGCGGCTTGGGTCGCCGTGGAGATggggggcgcgccgctcgccacgTTTCACCACCCCGACAGGGCGGTGTACGTGTTGGGCTCGGAAGATAACGGCCTTAACTCGTCGGTGCTGAGGGCGTGCGCGCACGTAGTGGAGCTACCCGCGGAGGTTGGCCGAGGCGCGAGTTtcaacgtcgccgtcgccggttcACTCGTCATGTACGACAGGCTGGTGAAGCGACGGAAaggtcggggcggcgtcgtgggcggGGGGGTGGACGAGAGGAATAGTTTACCGGGCGGGCGAGTCGGGGTGGACAGCGCGAAACCGGTACGGGGTGGGGGAACCTAG
- a CDS encoding predicted protein produces the protein MPLAKDVDLDAGDAGTGRAAIHKAAYWGHAHTTKTLTQDLRVNPNVRDSEGDTALHDAARFGHVEVVKLLLATPGIQVGIKNNKGLTALALAEDYGKPEVAAMLRAKGSRL, from the coding sequence ATGCCGTTGGCTAAAGACGTGGACCTCGAcgctggcgacgccggcacCGGGCGAGCCGCGATACACAAAGCCGCGTACTGGGGCCACGCGCACACCACGAAGACGCTGACGCAGGACCTTCGCGTCAATCCCAACGTGAGGGATAGCGAAGGGGACACCGCgctgcacgacgccgcgaggttcggcCACGTCGAGGTGGTCAAGTTAttgctcgcgacgccgggtaTCCAGGTGGGGATCAAAAACAACAAGGgcctcaccgcgctcgcgctggcggaggacTACGGCAAGCCCGAGGTGGCCGCCATGCTCCGAGCGAAGGGCAGCAGACTGTGA
- a CDS encoding predicted protein, whose product MATLYPPYCEKFGWMMDEKAAEDMRARNEARVAELDAKIKDAEDNLGDSEVRDAMLAKAEFFAEVGDRESALAAFDACEKKTVAIGQKMEMVFSVMRLCIFHDDWVALEKQIAKLKDLLEQPGGADWERKNRLKVYEGVYKMARRDFAGATSLFLESLSTFTTYELMTYDEFVFYAVACAVVSLKRTELKAKVIDSPEVLAVIDNIAGGSVRDMVNSLHACKYREFMLAFPNAADAVNKSTWLHAHHRYFLREARVAAYAQYLASYKSVTVASMASSFCVSEEFIDAELSNFIVEGRLNVRIDKVNGVLVTNRPDAKNALYQSYIKEGDHLLNRIQKLSRVIDL is encoded by the coding sequence ATGGCGACGCTCTACCCGCCGTACTGCGAGAAGTTCGGATGGATGATggacgagaaggcggcggaggacatgcgcgcgaggaacgaggcgcgcgtcgcggagctcgacgcgaagatcaaggacgccgaggataACCTGGGAGACTCGGAGGTGAGAGACGCGATGCTCGCAAAGGCTGAGTTCTTCGCGGAGGTTGGCGACCGCgagagcgcgctcgccgcgttcgacgcgtgcgagaAGAAGACGGTCGCCATCGGCCAGAAGATGGAGATGGTCTTCAGCGTCATGCGGCTCTGCATCTTCCACGACGACTGGGTCGCGCTGGAGAAACAGATTGCCAAGCTGAAGGATCTGCTGGAGCAACCCGGCGGGGCGGACTGGGAGCGCAAGAACAGGCTGAAGGTGTACGAGGGCGTGTACAAGATGGCGCGCCGCGActtcgcgggcgccaccTCCCTCTTCCTCGAGTCCCTCTCCACCTTCACCACGTACGAACTCATGACGTACGACGAGTTCGTCTTTTACGCAgtcgcgtgcgccgtcgtGTCGCTCAAGCGAACGGAGCTGAAGGCGAAGGTGATCGACTCCccggaggtgctcgccgtcATCGATAACATCGCCGGGGGTAGCGTCAGGGACATGGTCAACTCCCTCCACGCGTGCAAGTACCGGGAGTTCATGCTCGCTTTTCCCAACGCGGCTGACGCGGTGAACAAGTCGACGTGGCTTCACGCGCATCACAGGTACTTCCTCagggaggcgcgcgtcgccgcgtacgcccaGTACCTCGCGTCGTACAAGTCCGTGACTgtggcgtcgatggcgtcgagcttcTGCGTGAGCGAAGAGTtcatcgacgcggagctgTCAAACTTCATCGTGGAGGGCAGGCTCAACGTGCGCATCGACAAGGTGAACGGCGTGTTGGTGACAAACAGGCCAGACGCGAAGAACGCGCTGTACCAGAGCTACATCAAGGAGGGCGACCACCTGTTGAACCGCATCCAGAAGTTATCCAGGGTGATTGACCTGTGA
- a CDS encoding condensin complex component (Predicted member of the Structural Maintenance of Chromosome (SMC) superfamily and a member of the cohesin complex protein sub-family; predicted homolog of Saccharomyces cerevisiae SMC1. ChromDB ID: CPC20104; SMC protein group), which yields MHIKQVIVEGFKTYREQTAADFEPHLNCIVGANGSGKSNLFHAIRFVLADIFGSTRAEERQKLLHEGAGHAVMSAYAEIVFDNSDNRLPVDREEVRLRRTIGLKKDEYYLDRKHITKAEVINLLESAGFSRTNPYYCVKQGEIMKMATMHDEERLALLKEIGGTSVYEDKKRESLKVMDDTKSRRDQIQETVEFIEQRLGELDAEKDELQKYLEHDRTKRSLEYTIYEKDLSETRAKLDEVEERRRSYVERAKEEDDRAHRAHDEIRAAERECKDKERAVTAAKEELRVADLELRRCVEKRTSAELDVTELRERAQAGEERLAGVAGDRVALDRAVAETRAKIDAVKPKVATATAREETAESEIGEVNRRLQVLHQRQGRGAQFKTKKERDEWLGSQVADADATADRKREEVAILEDDVKELAKTIAAEREDEGRLKKKLAAEEAALAESEGEYQEKLATRNAAQDERKELQRRDAELDAELATKTEEVKRRDKHLEFTMPRELFRGLAAVQRIVKDHSIAGVHGPLIELMECDERFFAAVEAAAANQLFNVVVDDDDVASKIISYLNKEKGGRVTFLPLNRLQTRNREYPDSQDVFPMLSKIRHDDKIRPAMDKVFGNVLICRNIDVAVKYAGSTNLDCVTMDGDAVSNRGAISGGYQDAGRSRLINMKMLRETQRIRSELRKESVAVKDKLQAAEQAVTAVLGDIQRMDSQRRHRQQGVDRLKTDIKDCGYAATRAEESLGAKEKTASAIRVTITDLEARASDLRAEMATDLNAKLTASEVRELGELNPRLDALKEERLAASAARLSAQAELGELTATLESNLERRQRQIEATTTEVDISGVEADLARAEAEAAAAAANEAEASAFHTELAAKLAAAASAVEECKATLERLRGEAEDAKAGLADDEREMEGLMSKKATLQTKREGLQRKIRDLGSLPGDAFEKYRGKALKTLHSMLSKTNEELAKLSHVNKKALDQYQQFTEQREGLEARRGELDKAHAKIKELMSFLDQKKDESIERTFKQVSLNFREVFARLVHGGKGELVMQRKKTLPAPDAENADPGAAANGGAEKSSSSVAKGFAEKYSGVKIKVSFGQGETMQMKQLSGGQKTVVAVALIFAIQRCDPMPFYLFDEIDAALDPQYRTAVAAMVRVQADAGTQFVTTTFRPELVKVARVIQGVEHSHKVSKVRELTLAEALNFVGDFPIGQEGKRGKRRKDVEDEEDEEDEDEEDEEDEEDEE from the coding sequence CCCGGTggaccgcgaggaggtccGCCTGAGGCGCACGATCGGGCTCAAGAAGGACGAGTACTACCTCGACCGCAAGCACATCACCAAGGCGGAGGTCATCAACCTGCTGGAGTCCGCGGGGTTCAGCAGGACCAACCCGTACTACTGCGTCAAGCAGGGCGAGATCATGAAGATGGCCACCATGCACGACGAGGAGCGGCTCGCGTTACTGAAAGAGATCGGCGGCACGTCCGTGTACGAGGATAAGAAGCGGGAGTCGCTCAAGGTGATGGACGACACCAAGAGCCGCAGGGACCAGATCCAGGAGACCGTGGAGTTTATCGAGCAGCGCctgggcgagctcgacgccgagaaggacgAACTCCAAAAGTACCTGGAGCACGACCGAACCAAGCGCTCCCTCGAGTACACCATCTACGAGAAGGACCTCAGCGAAACGCGCGCCAAGCtggacgaggtcgaggagcgcaggcgctcgtacgtcgaacgcgccaaggaggaggacgaccgcgcgcacAGGGCGCACGACGAGATTcgagccgccgagcgagagTGCAAGGATAAGGAACGCGCGGTGACAGCCGCCAAAGAAgagcttcgcgtcgcggacctcgaACTCCGTCGGTGCGTCGAGAAGCGCACcagcgcggagctcgacgtgaCGGAGCTTCGTGAGCGGGCGCAGGCTGGCGAGGAgaggctcgcgggcgtcgcgggcgatcgcgtcgcgctcgatcgagccgtcgccgagacTCGCGCCAagatcgacgccgtcaagcccaaggtggcgacggcgactgcGCGCGAAGAAACGGCCGAGTCGGAGATTGGGGAGGTGAACCGCCGTTTGCAGGTGCTGCACCAGAGGCAGGGCAGGGGTGCGCAGTTCAAGACGAAGAAGGAGAGGGACGAGTGGCTCGGCTCGCAggtggccgacgccgacgccaccgccgatcgcaaacgcgaggaggtggccatcctcgaggacgacgtgaaggagctcgcgaagaccatcgccgccgagcgcgaggacgagggcaggctcaagaagaagctcgcggcggaggaggcggcgctcgcggagtcCGAGGGCGAATACCaggagaagctcgcgacgaGAAACGCGGCGCAGGATGAGCGCAAGGAgcttcagcgccgcgacgccgagctcgacgccgagctggcgACCAAGACCGAGGAGGTGAAGCGACGCGATAAGCACCTGGAGTTCACCATGCCCCGCGAACTGTTTCGCggactcgccgcggtgcagaGGATCGTCAAGGACCACAGCATCGCGGGCGTGCACGGCCCGCTGATCGAGCTCATGGAGTGCGACGAGCGGTttttcgccgcggtggaagccgccgccgcgaaccagCTGTTCaacgtcgtcgtggacgatgacgacgtgGCGTCCAAGATAATCTCGTACCTGAACAAGGAGAAGGGCGGTCGCGTAACCTTCCTGCCCCTGAACAGGCTGCAGACCAGGAACCGCGAGTACCCGGATTCCCAGGACGTCTTCCCCATGCTGAGCAAGATTCGCCACGACGACAAGATTCGACCCGCGATGGATAAGGTTTTCGGGAACGTCCTCATCTGCCGCAacatcgacgtcgcggtcaAGTACGCGGGCAGCACTAACCTCGACTGCGTGACcatggacggcgacgcggtgtcCAACCGCGGAGCCATCAGCGGTGGCTACCAGGACGCCGGACGGTCGCGGCTGATCAACATGAAGATGCTTCGCGAGACGCAGCGAATCCGCTCTGAGCTCCGCAAGGAGAGCGTCGCGGTGAAGGACAAGCTtcaggcggcggagcaggcggtcaccgccgtgctcggcgacATCCAGCGCATGGATTCGCAGCGCAGGCACCGTCAGCAGGGCGTCGACCGGCTCAAGACGGACATCAAGGACTGCGGCTACGCGGCGACCAGAGCCGAGGAATCGCTGGGCGCCAAGGAGAAGACGGCTTCCGCGATCCGGGTGACGATCACCGACCTCGAGGCTCGTGCGTCCGACCTGAGGGCCGAGATGGCGACCGATCTCAACGCCAAGctgacggcgtcggaggtgAGGGAACTCGGCGAGCTGAACCCGCGGTTGGACGCGCTGAAGGAGGAGCGCCTGGCGGCTTCAGCGGCGAGGTTATCCGCGCAAgctgagctcggcgagttgACGGCGACTCTCGAGTCGAACCTCGAGCGCAGGCAGCGGCAGATCGAGGCGACCACCACCGAGGTGGACATCAGCGGCGTGGAGGCGGATCTGGCcagggcggaggctgaggcggcggcggcggcggcgaacgaggctGAGGCGTCTGCGTTTCAcacggagctcgcggcgaagctggcggcggctgcgtccGCCGTGGAGGAGTGCAAGGCGACGCTGgaacgtctccgcggcgaggcggaggacgccaaggcggggttggcggacgacgagcgcgagatgGAGGGGCTGATGAGCAAAAAGGCTACGCTCCAGACCAAGCGCGAGGGTTTGCAGCGCAAGATTCGCGACCTCGGCTcgctccccggcgacgcgtttgaAAAATACCGCGGCAAGGCGCTCAAAACCCTGCACTCCATGCTCAGCAAGACcaacgaggagctcgccaagtTATCTCACGTCAACAAAAAGGCTCTGGACCAGTACCAGCAGTTCaccgagcagcgcgagggcCTGGAGGCTCGCAGGGGCGAGCTCGACAAGGCGCACGCCAAGATCAAGGAGCTGATGTCCTTCCTGGACCAGAAGAAGGACGAGTCCATCGAGCGAACGTTCAAGCAGGTTTCCCTCAATTTCCGCGAGGTGTTCGCGCGGTTGGTGCACGGCGGTAAGGGCGAGCTCGTGATGCAGCGCAAGAAGACgctgcccgcgcccgacgccgagaacGCCGACCCCGGCGCAGCCGCCAACGGAGGAGCCgagaagtcgtcgtcgtcggttgCTAAGGGTTTCGCGGAGAAGTACAGCGGCGTCAAGATCAAGGTGTCCTTCGGGCAGGGCGAGACGATGCAGATGAAGCAGCTCTCCGGCGGCCAGAagaccgtcgtcgccgtcgccctcatCTTCGCCATCCAGCGGTGCGACCCCATGCCCTTTTACCTCTTTgacgagatcgacgcggcCTTGGATCCTCAGTAccgcaccgccgtcgcggccatgGTTCGCGTtcaggcggacgcgggcacGCAGTTCGTCACCACCACGTTCAGGCCCGAGCTCGTCAAAGTGGCCAGGGTGATCCAGGGCGTGGAACACTCGCACAAGGTGAGCAAGGTGAGGGAGCTCACGTtggccgaggcgctcaactTTGTCGGCGACTTTCCCATTGGCCAGGAGGGCAAGCGGGGCAAGCGGAGgaaggacgtcgaggacgaggaggacgaggaggacgaggacgaggaggacgaggaggacgaggaggacgaggagtgA
- a CDS encoding histone deacetylase, SIR2 family (Predicted homolog of Saccharomyces cerevisiae SIR2 protein, an NADH dependent Histone Deacetylase. ChromDB ID: SRT20101), protein MPEPDPREPLLSSFDIAGVAEYIKSGKCKRIVVMAGAGISVSAGIPDFRTPGTGLYDNLQKYNLPHPTAVFELDYFRENPKPFYLLAKELYPGNFPPTPTHRFIRLLHEKGLLTRCFTQNIDSLEAAAGIPGDKIVAAHGNFDAAHCLRGHAADVNDVKAHVDRGDVMRCKEVGCDELVKPDIVFFGEALPQRFNRLAATDFDDCDLLIVAGTSLAVHPFAGLVDFPSEDTPRLLVNREVVGELDPRMRSLRRMLGRGAGFDFSEEGNYRDALWLGDCDDGFMELATLCGWGDELQEMCERK, encoded by the coding sequence ATGCCCGAGCCCGACCCCCGCGAGCCCTTACTCAGTTCTTTCGacatcgcgggcgtcgcggagtaCATCAAGTCCGGCAAGTGCAAGCGCATCGTCGTcatggcgggcgccgggatATCGGTCAGCGCCGGCATTCCCGACTTCAGGACGCCGGGCACCGGGCTGTACGACAACCTGCAGAAGTACAACCTGCCCCACCCCACCGCCGTGTTCGAGCTCGATTACTTCAGGGAAAACCCCAAACCCTTCTACCTACTCGCCAAGGAGCTCTACCCCGGCAATTTTCCCCCGACCCCAACGCACCGTTTCATCCGGCTGCTGCACGAGAAGGGGCTGCTGACCCGGTGCTTCACGCAAAACATCGACtcgctcgaagccgccgcggggatccCGGGCGATaagatcgtcgccgcgcacggaaacttcgacgccgcgcactgCCTCCGAggacacgccgccgacgtgaACGACGTCAAGGCGCACGTGGACCGCGGGGACGTGATGCGGTGTAAAGAGGTTGGGTGCGATGAGTTGGTCAAGCCGGACATCGTCTTCTTTGGCGAGGCGCTGCCGCAGAGGTTTAACCGGCTCGCCGCGACTGACTTTGACGACTGCGATTtgctcatcgtcgcgggcaCCAGCCTCGCCGTGCACCCGTTCGCCGGGCTGGTCGATTTTCCTAGCGAGGACACCCCGAGACTGTTGGTCAACAGGGAAGTCGTGGGTGAGCTGGACCCACGGATGCGGAGCCTTCGGCGGATGTTGGGCCGGGGAGCCGGGTTCGACTTCAGCGAGGAGGGTAACTACCGGGACGCGCTGTGGCTGGGTGActgcgacgacgggttcATGGAACTGGCGACGCTGTGCGGGTGGGGGGACGAGCTCCAGGAGATGTGCGAGCGCAAATAG